A section of the Schistosoma haematobium chromosome ZW, whole genome shotgun sequence genome encodes:
- the DR1 gene encoding Down-regulator of transcription 1 (EggNog:ENOG410VCC2~COG:K~BUSCO:EOG091G0ZDR), whose amino-acid sequence MSPHSDDDDFPAKEEDEVSIPRASLNKFVKEVLPDARLTTETRDLLLNCCHCFIHKLATEANIACSKANKKTISPQHILEGLDAMNLSSYKEHAEVACQEAKEEIKGRKMLSASYRFKHQDSEELERLAKEQQEIFEQARADFIGERLDREDLLAASNCAASDLSNYMIGHGLSQSCNYPNVNSGDINSATESSTLPTATGSGRILGSSVIGDDDNYDE is encoded by the exons ATGAGCC CTCATTCGGATGATGATGATTTTCCTGCTAAAGAAGAGGATGAAGTGTCCATTCCTCGCGCTTCGCTTAATAAGTTTGTCAAGGAGGTACTACCAGATGCACGGTTAACTACAGAAACACGTGATCTTCTCCTAAATTGCTGTCATTGTTTTATTCACAAATTGGCTACGGAAGCTAATATCGCATGTTCTAAAGCTAATAAAAAGACTATAAGTCCACAGCATATACTTGAGG GTCTGGATGCCATGAACTTATCTTCCTATAAAGAACATGCTGAAGTGGCTTGTCAGGAAGCTAAAGAAGAAATCAAAGGTCGAAAAATGCTTAGTGCTAGTTATCGGTTTAAACACCAAGACAGCGAAGAGTTGGAAAGACTAGCTAAAGAACAACAAGAAATTTTCGAACAG GCTAGGGCTGATTTCATTGGGGAACGGTTAGACAGAGAAGACTTGTTGGCAGCTTCAAATTGTGCTGCATCAGACCTTAGTAACTACATGATCGGACATGGATTATCACAGTCTTGTAATTATCCAAATGTTAACTCTGGAGATATTAATTCAGCAACCGAGTCATCTACTTTACCTACAGCTACTGGATCCGGACGAATTTTAGGCTCTTCAGTCATTGGAGATGATGATAATTATGACGAGTAA
- the RPL8_1 gene encoding 60S ribosomal protein L8, variant 2 (EggNog:ENOG410V9VA~COG:J) has product MGRVIRSQRKGAGGVFKAHTKHRKGAARLRPNDFAERHGYIRGVVKEIIHDPGRGAPLAKVSFRDVYSYKLIKQTFIAAEGLHTGQFVYCGKKAKLQIGNILPIGAMPEGTVVCNLEEKCGDRGRLARASGNYATVVAHNPDTKRTRVKLPSGAKKVLPSTCRAMQVEPIISIKLKGIVGPQSEVLP; this is encoded by the exons ATGGGTAGGGTTATTCGAAGCCAGCGTAAGGGTGCCGGAGGTGTTTTCAAAGCGCATACCAAACATCGTAAAGGAGCTGCTAGGTTGCGTCCAAATGATTTCGCTGAACGACATGGTTATATTCGCGGTGTCGTTAAAGAAATAATTCATGATCCGGGTCGTGGCGCTCCGTTAGCCAAAGTGTCCTTCAGAGATGTATATTCATACAAGTTGATCAAGCAAACATTTATCGCGGCGGAAGGCTTGCATACTGGACAGTTCGTGTACTGTGGTAAAAAAGCCAAACTTCAG ATTGGCAACATCCTCCCAATAGGTGCAATGCCTGAAGGAACCGTGGTTTGCAATCTGGAGGAGAAGTGTGGTGATCGTGGGAGGTTAGCTCGTGCAAGTGGGAATTATGCCACTGTTGTCGCTCACAATCCCGACACTAAACGAACTCGTGTCAAACTACCATCAGGTGCAAAAAAAGTTTTGCCATCGACTTGCCGTGCCATG CAGGTCGAGCCTATCATAAGTATAAAGCTAAAAGGCATTGTTGGCCCACAGTCAGAGGTGTTGCCATGA
- the RPL8_1 gene encoding 60S ribosomal protein L8 (EggNog:ENOG41035C5~COG:J~BUSCO:EOG091G0K1G) yields the protein MGRVIRSQRKGAGGVFKAHTKHRKGAARLRPNDFAERHGYIRGVVKEIIHDPGRGAPLAKVSFRDVYSYKLIKQTFIAAEGLHTGQFVYCGKKAKLQIGNILPIGAMPEGTVVCNLEEKCGDRGRLARASGNYATVVAHNPDTKRTRVKLPSGAKKVLPSTCRAMVGLVAGGGRVDKPILKAGRAYHKYKAKRHCWPTVRGVAMNPVEHPHGGGNHQHIGKPSTIRRDASHGRKVGLIAARRTGRIRGTRTITSKSDKE from the exons ATGGGTAGGGTTATTCGAAGCCAGCGTAAGGGTGCCGGAGGTGTTTTCAAAGCGCATACCAAACATCGTAAAGGAGCTGCTAGGTTGCGTCCAAATGATTTCGCTGAACGACATGGTTATATTCGCGGTGTCGTTAAAGAAATAATTCATGATCCGGGTCGTGGCGCTCCGTTAGCCAAAGTGTCCTTCAGAGATGTATATTCATACAAGTTGATCAAGCAAACATTTATCGCGGCGGAAGGCTTGCATACTGGACAGTTCGTGTACTGTGGTAAAAAAGCCAAACTTCAG ATTGGCAACATCCTCCCAATAGGTGCAATGCCTGAAGGAACCGTGGTTTGCAATCTGGAGGAGAAGTGTGGTGATCGTGGGAGGTTAGCTCGTGCAAGTGGGAATTATGCCACTGTTGTCGCTCACAATCCCGACACTAAACGAACTCGTGTCAAACTACCATCAGGTGCAAAAAAAGTTTTGCCATCGACTTGCCGTGCCATGGTAGGTCTTGTTGCTGGCGGTGGTCGGGTAGACAAGCCCATTTTAAAAGCAGGTCGAGCCTATCATAAGTATAAAGCTAAAAGGCATTGTTGGCCCACAGTCAGAGGTGTTGCCATGAAC CCTGTCGAGCATCCTCACGGTGGTGGTAATCATCAACATATAGGTAAACCATCTACGATTCGCCGTGATGCATCACATGGTCGCAAGGTTGGTCTAATAGCTGCTAGACGAACTGGACGTATTCGTGGTACCCGCACAATTACTTCAAAATCCGACaaggaataa
- the RPL8_1 gene encoding 60S ribosomal protein L8, variant 3 (EggNog:ENOG410V9VA~COG:J) has protein sequence MPEGTVVCNLEEKCGDRGRLARASGNYATVVAHNPDTKRTRVKLPSGAKKVLPSTCRAMVGLVAGGGRVDKPILKAGRAYHKYKAKRHCWPTVRGVAMNVSFFSNIATLIIVFMLETSSGFAPRFCDATLTSDFKSGQLRSTCLKYSRHKCQFSLG, from the coding sequence ATGCCTGAAGGAACCGTGGTTTGCAATCTGGAGGAGAAGTGTGGTGATCGTGGGAGGTTAGCTCGTGCAAGTGGGAATTATGCCACTGTTGTCGCTCACAATCCCGACACTAAACGAACTCGTGTCAAACTACCATCAGGTGCAAAAAAAGTTTTGCCATCGACTTGCCGTGCCATGGTAGGTCTTGTTGCTGGCGGTGGTCGGGTAGACAAGCCCATTTTAAAAGCAGGTCGAGCCTATCATAAGTATAAAGCTAAAAGGCATTGTTGGCCCACAGTCAGAGGTGTTGCCATGAACGTAAGTTTCTTTAGTAATATCGCAACCTTGATAATTGTGTTTATGCTCGAAACATCCTCAGGTTTTGCTCCTAGATTTTGTGACGCTACATTGACGTCAGATTTCAAGTCCGGGCAATTAAGATCGACATGCTTAAAGTACAGTCGCCATAAATGTCAATTCTCGCTTGGTTAG